One window of Lemur catta isolate mLemCat1 chromosome 3, mLemCat1.pri, whole genome shotgun sequence genomic DNA carries:
- the FCRL1 gene encoding Fc receptor-like protein 1 has translation MAYDKDERNVFTFTETSSFSISNASSRDSLQYSCTGIQKGVFSSWLETSKKNKISVKAPLPCNCVGFLSLELFLIASPPQPTEGSPVTLTCMTRSLPHWSDDQPQFRFFRDERVLRLGWSSSRELQIAAVWREDSGSYWCEAKTVAPKVFRSRILQMNVWRVPISDVSLETQPPGGQVTEGDKLVFVCSVAKGTGNITFLWYKGALGLNLGTKTQHSLTAEFELPTVRKSDAEQYYCAADNGFGPKPSGLVSITVRIPVSRPVLTITAPGAQAVVGDVVELHCEAPRGSPPILYRYYHEDVTLGSSSTPSGRGGSFNFSLTAEHSGSYSCEADNGLGAQRSEVVTLNFTVPVQNRRDHLTSGIIEGLLGTLGPSTAALLFCYWLKRKIGRRSVSDPPRIPPRPVPREFTYLNSPAPMQPQSTYENVNVVSGDEIYSLVYSIQQEQSAAAVEPLGTLIESKDPLDIYSRLRKANVTDVDYEDAM, from the exons ATGGCTTATGACAAGGATGAAAGAAATGTGTTCACTTTTACTGAAACTTCAAGCTTCAGCATCTCCAATGCCAGCTCCAGGGACAGTCTTCAGTATTCCTGTACTGGCATCCAGAAAGGTGTTTTTAGCTCATGGCtagaaacttcaaaaaagaataagatCTCAGTCAAAG CCCCATTGCCCTGCAATTGTGTTGGATTTCTCTCTCTAGAGCTGTTTCTGATAGCCAGCCCCCCCCAGCCCACAGAGGGGAGCCCAGTGACCCTGACCTGTATGACTCGGTCCCTTCCACACTGGTCAGATGATCAGCCCCAGTTCCGCTTCTTCAGAGATGAACGGGTCCTGAGGCTGGGCTGGAGCAGCTCCCGGGAGCTCCAAATTGCTGCTGTGTGGAGGGAAGATTCAGGGTCCTACTGGTGTGAAGCAAAAACAGTGGCACCCAAAGTCTTCAGAAGCCGGATACTCCAGATGAACGTGTGGA GAGTCCCCATCTCTGATGTGAGCTTGGAGACCCAGCCTCCAGGGGgacaggtgacagagggagacaagCTGGTCTTCGTCTGCTCGGTTGCTAAGGGCACAGGAAACATCACCTTCCTCTGGTACAAAGGGGCACTGGGTTTAAACCTGGGAACAAAGACCCAGCACTCGCTGACGGCGGAGTTTGAGCTGCCAACGGTGAGGAAGAGTGATGCTGAGCAATATTACTGTGCGGCTGACAATGGCTTCGGTCCCAAGCCCAGCGGACTGGTGAGCATCACTGTCAGAA TTCCAGTGTCTCGCCCTGTTCTCACCATCACGGCACCCGGGGCCCAGGCTGTGGTGGGGGACGTGGTGGAGCTTCACTGTGAGGCCCCTAGAGGCTCTCCCCCGATCCTGTACCGATATTATCATGAGGATGTCACCCTGGGGAGCAGCTCGACCCCCTCTGGAAGAGGAGGGTCCTTCAACTTCTCCCTGACTGCAGAACATTCTGGAAGTTACTCCTGTGAGGCTGACAATGGCCTGGGGGCCCAGCGCAGTGAGGTGGTGACACTCAACTTCACAG TGCCTGTCCAGAACAGAAGGGATCATCTTACATCAGGAATCATCGAGGGGCTGCTTGGCACCCTGGGTCCCTCCACAGCGGCCCTATTATTTTGCTATTGGCTCAAGAGAAAAATAG GAAGACGTTCAGTCAGTGATCCACCCAG GATCCCTCCCCGCCCTGTACCCCGAGAATTCACCTACCTCAACTCACCTGCCCCCATGCAGCCACAGTCTACATATGAAAATG tgaatGTTGTAAGTGGGGATGAGATATATTCATTAGTGTACAGTATCCAGCAGGAACAATCAGCAGCAGCAG TAGAACCCCTGGGGACACTTATAGAGAGTAAG GACCCCTTAGACATCTACTCTAGGCTGAGGAAGGCGAACGTTACAGACGTGGACTATGAAGATGCTATGTAA